CGATGGGCTGACTGGTGGACCTGAGCAGAGTCCAATTGGACCCTCCGTTTACGCTCCTGAGCACTGCAGAGAGGGGGAGCAGATCATTATTGCCACGCTGGGGAGTTCGAGGAAAGACAGGGTAGTGACGGAAGTCGATTTGAGCTACTGCTCCTCGGTATACGCCCCCGGAACAAACCAAGACGTTGCTTCTTTCTACCTAACCATATCAGCCGTGGGAAACAAGTCCCAACTCCGACGGAAAGTGCAGCTTCCCATCCTGGATGATCAAATCAACGACCCCTTTATCTTTACAATTTCTTCAGATGTCGTAGCACAGTTGATATTCCACGTTTACCGCGCCGACGAGGGAAATGTCTTGCTTGGAAGCGGGACCGCTCTTCTAGAGGGGAATTCCCATCAATTTGGAACAGGACGACAGAGTCTCATCCGCGAGCAGACTGTTCCCATCTTGGACAAAGAGACGATGAGTGTGGCCGGAACAGTCACATTCACCTTCCTCATTGCCAAACCATATGTCCATGATCTTCAGGGGTCACAAGGATTTTCTACACCAGAAGAATGGAAATCAGCGCTCACGCCAGTGTCTTCGCCACCTTTGCTCGTTGGACATCGAGGCACCGGCCAAAACCTCATCGCCAACAAACACCTCCAAATAGGAGAAAACACCGTCGGCTCCTTCATCTCAGCAGCCACTCTCGGCGCCTCCTTTGTCGAATTCGACGTCCAAGTCACCCGGGATCTGCAGGCAGTCTGCTTCCACGACTTTTCCCTCAGCGAGTCCGGCACCGATGTCCCCATTCACGATCTCACGCTGGATCAGTTTTTACATGCGAGCAAAATCCAATCTCCGCACGGAAATCCCCTTTCCATGCTTGGGAAGCCTTGTTCCCAAGATGAAGGCAACAATGCCAGACCACGATCTCGCTCACTGGGGGAACAGTTCGAGGCAGGGACGATCCAGATCCGGGATAGGATGAAGCACACGGTTGATTTCAAGCTCAAAGGTTTCAAGCCAAACACCAGGGGGGAATTCATCCAGGATTCATTTGCTACTCTCAAGGACATCCTGACGCAACTGCCGGAGGAGATAGGGTTGGATATCGAGATCAAATACCCTCGTTTACACGAAGCGGTCGATGCTGGTGTGACTCCGGTGGCTATCGAGTTGAACAcctttgttgatgttgctctTGATACGATACGGCAGCACAACAAGAAGGGTTCCATGAGGAAGATCGTGCTTTCTTCGTTCACACCAGAGATATGCATTCTTCTGTCTCTGAAACAAAAGGCTTACCCGGTGTTTTTTATTACGAATGCTGGCAAGATTCCCATGACGGACATGGAGGTTAGAGCGGCTAGTGTTCAAGCGGCTGTGAGGTTTGCCAGACGGTGGAATTTGACTGGGATAGTCTTTGCGTGTGAGgcgttgctgttgagccCAAGGTTGGTGGGGTatgtgaagaagaagggagggCTGGTGTGTGCTACCTATGGGGAGCTGAATAACCAagcggaggtggtgagggtgagtAACTATCGAGTAATCATAGGGCTGAGCTAACAACCTTTACAGAAACAGGTAGCGGCGGGGGTGGATATCATTGTTGCGGACCGGGTCCGCTTGGTAGCTGATACCTTGGCGGTGCTGAATtagggaggttgatgggggttAGGTGCAGGATGTTATctgttggtgctggcagCCTTGGGCTGCGGTGGAAGTGAAACATGTCACAAGTGCCTTGGATCTGCAGGATGCAGCATAAGTGACGTGCCCCGGTTCCATCTCATTGGGTTTAGCTTAGGAAGCTGATGCCGAGTACCTCGCGGATGGTGGGAGATCGCCATATCAGATCTATCAGATAGGCAGTGCCAGCCCATGGATGGACGAGTGACCACCCTTATCTGCCGCGAGGTACTCTCTAGTTATAGGCTGGATAATTGTGAGAAGCAGGTACAAAGCACGCGAAGTGACACTGCATTAGCGACAATGGCACGTGGCGGTTGTaaggtgtggtggtggtggttgagagtATAAAGATATCAAGCACCTCTCTTGGTTTGTTGTCGAACTACGGAAGGTTTTCACTGCCACACAAAACACGATCCCAACCCTTTGTCTTACCCTGATCCATATTATTCATCCTCACATCAAACATCCCTAAATTGtctacctaggtacttgATTTACCTACCATAttctttcctcttcccccacaTGCTTAACGGCGTGCCTTGCCCCAGACTTCCACACTTCGTTTGCCGTCATCATGACAGCGGAATTTCGTTCCTCGTATTCAACACGTCAGACAATCATGACTGTTGTTCACCTCCTACTGGGCTAACATCAAGACACCAAAAGCATGGAAGGTCGTTTCcttcatcgtcaccacctccaacctctcatCGATACCCACACCAATCCGACCAACCAGACAGCCCAAAACATGTCGATGATTGCTGTCAaaccatcctccttcctaTCCCGGCCAAGACCGGAGCAAGTGCCGCGACTCCAGCCTTGATTATCTAGAGGATCATCATACATGGcagcccccgcccccctcgtCCCTGTCCGAACCGTTGAAGCGGGCGTCGATCATacagatggagatggagataaGTTGGCATGACCAGTGCTTGTTATCCCAGGATTCCCACAACAGGCAAAGATGTCGCCATCAATGACTGGCAGTGGGCAGCAATAGGCTGAAGCCAGTATGGATTCTCTGACACATCGTAACCACCTTGCTCCCCACTTCTTTCCCAACTGAGTCTGACACCAGGCGCGCAGAAGCAAGTCATTGGATTCGGTGATTCGGTAACGGCTTTTTGTCCGTGCTGTTGTGTACTGGGGGATCCACCGCTATCCGATTCGTTTGTTTGTCCTTTTTAGGAGATGTTTTGAGCCTTCAAACATATCGACATGTTTGGTGGTCAAAACCTTTCAAACAACAATTAAGGTGTTTTTGCCAAGAGGCTTGGTATTTTCTAAATCGGACAGAGACTTGCGAGCCAACGGCgggcgccgccgccccctTCTTAGCCGGCTCTTGCAGGTCAGCGCCGGCAGCTTTGTTTGCCTCAAACCCGTTCTTGGGGAAGAGACAGAGTCCCACGCTATGATGGGGGGCGTTGAAGGCATGGCGGTGGGGTTGCCTCGGGTGTTTTACCCCACCATCCGTTGCAGCTGAGGCTAGCGTTATCGGGGGGAGCTTGGACACCCTTTGGAAGAACGCCTCTGACGGTGTTATCAGACGCTAAAACTTAATCTCTGGCCAATCAACGGCCGGGAATTTACCTGTTTCATCGTGAACTTCACTCTCAATACCCACGCTCAACACTTCAACGGCATCCTCGTTCACCATGCCAATCACAATTGCTTCCATGCTCGCCGGCTCCAATGGTCCCTCTACCCCGGTAATTCCACTGTCCGTTTTCTAGTCTTGCGGCTGCTTTTCTTGGAGTTCCCGACTAGATACCGATCGATATCAAAGAGCACGTACTGAAGGACGCGTTTAGTGGCAGATGTACCACGATTAACAGACCCCCACGCTGGGGTCATCAGCGGCTTGCGGTCTTGGTCCATAGGACCCCTACTATCCGTCCAGCCGTCGACGACACCGAGGTCAATCAGATATCGCTTCACCAGCTCgttggcccaagctccctcGTGGTGGTGCGCCTCAGATGTCaaaccacatcatcaacctcgccgtCTCACGTGGCGGTTGTCCCAGATTGGACATGACTTGCATGACATTTCTCTCGAGCACACACGAATACGCCTGAACTTATCTACCAACACCGAGGAGATATCCAGAAGCAGATCATCACAAGGCACTATTCCTTGTTGTCGCCGCCTGGCATAACGGACATGAGCGAAAAAAATGTGTCTTTGTCGTTCCTAATATCGGAATCGATAGAATACTAGTGCTCGATGGAGTTCCcgtgggtggaggggacgCTGGACAGGAGGGTCTCGCCGACCAACGGCCCCGCACCAGCCCGGGGGTTATGCGGAGTTAACTCTTCTTGGAAATGGAGTCTCTGGTGTTAGACgagctgtggtggttgccggCCCCGAGCGAGCGGTCCCTCGGTTCCCCCCGCCCGATTGAgagctgaaggagagggcagaGAACTACTAGCAGCATCAGaagcaacaccagcagcagcaaccaatGTGACACTCCCAGGAGATACAAGTCGCATGTGTAGACAGCGGGGATATGCACATCCTAGCCGCTTTGGacgctggaggagcttggagacCTGCCGGGTCCCACACCTCCACTTCGCTGCCTCCAGGATCTTGTCCGCTTGTGGGACTCGTGCACCTCCACCGATAAGGCCTTGCAGCATTTGGCAGCCCACCCGGTTTACAGATCTGCCACCACGACACACCACGCCCTTGAGCCGTTTCATACATTTAAAGTTCTGGGACCTGGCACGTCTTTCTGACAGTCCGGACCATCATTCTCGACATTCCAACTCCATCTCTAGCTACTCTCTTCTACCCCAGCATCTGCCGGGTCCTCCTTTCTCCATCTCAGACGTCATCTGAACCTCAACTCCCCGGTGTCCACATCCGCCTTCAACGTCCACCATGGATGAGGATCAAGGTCCGTCCCAGATTGTCCCTGGGCAGACGCCAAAGAAGACCTTTGGCGATCGCCTCAATACCATCAGAAAGACCTTCACTACCAAGGAGGGTCTCATCGGCGACTATGACTACGCATTCCTTTTCCGGCCGAACCTCCCCTTCATGGCCAAATCCGACAAGGCTCCACCATTCTTCGGCCTCAACGACCGCATGCCTGTCGTCCTCGCCCTGATTCTCGGCTTCCAGCACGCCCTTGCCATGTTGGCTGGTATCATCACACCTCCAATCATCATGTCCGGCGCCGGCGGtgtcaacctcaccaccgagcAAACTCAGTACCTCGTCTCTACCGCCCTCATCGTCTCCGGTCTCCTCTCCGCTATCCAGATTACCCGTGTGCACATCAAGGGCACTCCCTACTACATTGGCACTGGTCTGATCTCTGTCGTCGGTATCTCGTTCGCCATTATTCCCGTTGCCACcggtgccttcaaccagATGTACGAAAATGGCTTTTGCCAAAAGGATGAGTTTGGTTCCAAGCTCCCTTGCCCCGATGCCTACGGCGCTGTTCTCGGCACAGCTGCCCTTTGCGCCCTCCTCGAAATCGCCCTGAGCTTCATGCCACCAAAGATCATGCTCCGTATCTTCCCCCCAATAGTCACCGGCCCTACCGTCATGCTCATCGGTATCCACCTCATCGAGTCCGGCTTCAAGAACTGGGCCGGTGGCTCTGGTCTCTGCGCTGAGAAGAACCCCGCCGAGTTCTTTGCCCGCTGCCCCGATATTTCTGCGCCGAACGCCCTGCCGTGGGGTTCGCCAGAGTACCTCGGTCTCGGCTTCAGCGTCTTCGTTACCATCATCCTCTGCGAGCGTTTCGGTTCTCCCATCATGAAGTCTACCTCTGTCATTATTGGTCTCTTGACTGGCTGCATcattgctgctgccactGGCTACTTCAACCGTGCCGGTATCGACAATGCGCCTGTTGCCTCCTTCATCTGGGTCAAGACCTTCAAGCTTACGCTTTATGGACCGCTGGTGTTGCCGCTGATGGCAGTGTTCATCATCTGCGCTTGCGAGGCTATTGGTGATATCACCGCTACTTGCGATGTCTCCAGACTCGAGGTGGAGGGCAAGCTCTACGAGAGCAGAATCCAGGGTGGTGTCTTGGCTGATGGTATCAACGGTATGCTGGCTGCCCTCTGCACCATCACTCCTGTTACCACCTTTGCCCAGAACAATGGTGTTATTGCTTTGACTCGCTGCGCCAACAGAAGCGCCGGTTACTGCTGCTGGTAAGCTCATTTCTTCCCTCGCTGATTTGACCTGAAACATGCTGACTCTCCTGCCATAGCTTCTTCCTTGTCATCATGGGTGTCTTCGCCAAGTTCGCCGCCTCCCTTGTTGCTATTCCATCTGCCGTCCTCGGTGGCATGACCACCTTCCTTTTCACCGCTGTCGCCGTTTCCGGTATGGCCATTATCACTAAGGGTGTGCCATTCAACCGCCGCAACAGATTCATCCTCACTGCTGGTCTTGCTCTCGGCTATGGTGCTACTCTTGTGCCGAACTACTTTGAGAATGTCTTCAGCTACAGCGGCGAGGACAAGGGCCTGCAGGGCTTCCTTGAtgccatctccctcatcatGGAGACTGGCTTTGCTGTCACGGCCATGATCTGCATGATCTTGAACCTGACGCTCccgatggaggtggaggatgttaCTGAGGCGGTTGCTGGACAGAATCAGAGTGTGGTGACTGCGGCGAGGCCGACGAGTGCGGGGGATagtgttgaggaggagaagggtgtcAAGAGCGCCTGAGGGATGGACATTTGGATTTTAAATAAGCgagtttttgtttttctttttattggGTTGGGATGATAATGGTTTTTGGATACA
The sequence above is a segment of the Podospora pseudoanserina strain CBS 124.78 chromosome 5, whole genome shotgun sequence genome. Coding sequences within it:
- a CDS encoding hypothetical protein (EggNog:ENOG503NWNX; COG:F), coding for MDEDQGPSQIVPGQTPKKTFGDRLNTIRKTFTTKEGLIGDYDYAFLFRPNLPFMAKSDKAPPFFGLNDRMPVVLALILGFQHALAMLAGIITPPIIMSGAGGVNLTTEQTQYLVSTALIVSGLLSAIQITRVHIKGTPYYIGTGLISVVGISFAIIPVATGAFNQMYENGFCQKDEFGSKLPCPDAYGAVLGTAALCALLEIALSFMPPKIMLRIFPPIVTGPTVMLIGIHLIESGFKNWAGGSGLCAEKNPAEFFARCPDISAPNALPWGSPEYLGLGFSVFVTIILCERFGSPIMKSTSVIIGLLTGCIIAAATGYFNRAGIDNAPVASFIWVKTFKLTLYGPLVLPLMAVFIICACEAIGDITATCDVSRLEVEGKLYESRIQGGVLADGINGMLAALCTITPVTTFAQNNGVIALTRCANRSAGYCCCFFLVIMGVFAKFAASLVAIPSAVLGGMTTFLFTAVAVSGMAIITKGVPFNRRNRFILTAGLALGYGATLVPNYFENVFSYSGEDKGLQGFLDAISLIMETGFAVTAMICMILNLTLPMEVEDVTEAVAGQNQSVVTAARPTSAGDSVEEEKGVKSA
- the GDE1_2 gene encoding Glycerophosphocholine phosphodiesterase (COG:U; EggNog:ENOG503NUB5) translates to MRFGQNYHRNFVPEWSEHYVDYNLLKKHAKLGNIADIYEYLDNAVPALKAFYQYEINTDSFQQEDLDKLQWFERVNVDAIERIITKLKRNGHTGSPDPSRFAFWKSSRQMKLYNPQNGNGLQDGILPNKPRTANPLQVAIRNQDDERVLALVQDSKNLRYLSARGENALHVAAQLGRLDYTNLLLKALAKSGLDHDIPDISRGWTPLFFAAVDGHFDIVQLLLEAGSNQHKKDHFGWTAKEYAVFKGHLAVAGLFETTDTDGLTGGPEQSPIGPSVYAPEHCREGEQIIIATLGSSRKDRVVTEVDLSYCSSVYAPGTNQDVASFYLTISAVGNKSQLRRKVQLPILDDQINDPFIFTISSDVVAQLIFHVYRADEGNVLLGSGTALLEGNSHQFGTGRQSLIREQTVPILDKETMSVAGTVTFTFLIAKPYVHDLQGSQGFSTPEEWKSALTPVSSPPLLVGHRGTGQNLIANKHLQIGENTVGSFISAATLGASFVEFDVQVTRDLQAVCFHDFSLSESGTDVPIHDLTLDQFLHASKIQSPHGNPLSMLGKPCSQDEGNNARPRSRSLGEQFEAGTIQIRDRMKHTVDFKLKGFKPNTRGEFIQDSFATLKDILTQLPEEIGLDIEIKYPRLHEAVDAGVTPVAIELNTFVDVALDTIRQHNKKGSMRKIVLSSFTPEICILLSLKQKAYPVFFITNAGKIPMTDMEVRAASVQAAVRFARRWNLTGIVFACEALLLSPRLVGYVKKKGGLVCATYGELNNQAEVVRKQVAAGVDIIVADRVRLVADTLAVLN